One Stigmatopora argus isolate UIUO_Sarg chromosome 12, RoL_Sarg_1.0, whole genome shotgun sequence genomic window carries:
- the afg3l2 gene encoding mitochondrial inner membrane m-AAA protease component AFG3L2 isoform X2, with product MAHRYLRLSAGCSNILRLLVAPSPAARRLVTKQLVSGQSLLSELLVACRSLTSKPPKGFEKYFPDSQKNSGQTPDKDDKADDAPREAGPSGGGGGAGSGGEGGSGSGRGGGKRGGRKESNWYSRLQKGDIPWDEKEFRMYFLSGVTFWSVVTYYFLFRDGGREVTWKDFVTNFLSKGMVDRLEVLNKRYVKVIFSPGKTPVDMQYVWFNIGSVDTFERNLENAQYELGIEGENRVPVIYATESDGFLLSMLPTALIIGFLLFMLRRGPAGAGRPGRGGMGGLFSVGETTAKILKDEIDVKFKDVAGCEEAKLEIMEFVNFLKNPRQYEDLGAKIPKGAILTGPPGTGKTLLAKATAGEADVPFITVNGSEFLEMFVGVGPARVRDLFVMARKNAPCILFIDEIDAVGRKRGRGNFGGQSEQENTLNQLLVEMDGFNTATNVVVLAGTNRADILDPALLRPGRFDRQIYIGPPDIKGRVSIFKVHLRPLKLDPNANKEALARKMAALTPGFSGADIANVCNEAALIAARHLCDAIEEKHFEQAIERVIGGLEKKTQVLQPEEKKTVAYHEAGHAVAGWFLEHADPLLKVSIIPRGRGLGYAQYLPKEQFLYTTEQLLDRMCMMLGGRVAEELFFGRVTTGAQDDLRKVTQSAYAQIVQFGMNAKVGQVSFDLPRQGEMVLEKPYSEATARLIDSEVRVLIADAYHRTQQLLNDKKAEVEMVALRLLEKEVLDKNDMLELLGKRPFSEKSTYEELVEGTGGEDEDTTLPLGLKEWNRERKDKEESQEEQVARQISGGMPF from the exons ACGACAAAGCTGACGATGCTCCGAGAGAGGCGGGGCCATCTGGCGGGGGAGGCGGCGCGGGAAGTGGAGGGGAAGGCGGCTCAGGAAGTGGAAGGGGAGGCGGAAAACGAGGCGGCCGGAAAGAGTCCAACTGGTACAGCCGCCTACAGAAG GGAGACATTCCATGGGATGAGAAGGAGTTCCGGATGTACTTTCTGAGCGGCGTGACCTTCTGGAGTGTTGTCACCTACTACTTTCTGTTCAGGGATGGAGGTCGAGAGGTCACCTGGAAAGACTTTGTGACTAACTTCCTGTCCAAAGGAATG GTGGATAGACTGGAGGTGCTCAACAAGCGATACGTCAAAGTCATTTTCTCGCCCGGAAAGACACCCGTGGACATG CAGTACGTGTGGTTCAACATTGGCAGCGTGGACACATTTGAGAGGAACCTGGAGAACGCCCAATACGAGCTGGGCATCGAGGGCGAGAATCGCGTGCCCGTCATCTATGCCACCGAGAGCGATGG CTTCCTCCTGAGCATGCTGCCCACCGCCCTCATCATCGGCTTCCTGCTTTTCATGCTGCGACGAGGACCGGCGGGGGCGGGTCGCCCCGGCCGCGGGGGCATGGGCGGCCTTTTCAGCGTCGGCGAGACCACCGCCAAGATCCTCAAGGACGAAATCGACGTCAAATTCAAAGACGTGGCCGGCTGCGAGGAAGCCAAGTTGGAAATCATGGAGTTTGTGAATTTTCTCAAGAACCCCAGGCAGTACGAGGACCTGGGGGCCAAGATTCCCAAG GGCGCCATCCTGACGGGGCCCCCGGGCACGGGGAAGACGCTGCTGGCCAAAGCCACGGCCGGCGAGGCCGACGTCCCCTTTATCACCGTCAACGGATCCGAGTTTCTGGAGATGTTCGTCGGCGTGGGCCCAGCCCGG GTGAGAGATCTCTTCGTCATGGCCAGGAAGAACGCGCCCTGCATCCTCTTCATCGACGAGATCGACGCGGTGGGGCGCAAGCGGGGGCGGGGAAACTTTGGCGGTCAGAGCGAGCAGGAAAACACCTTGAATCAGCTCCTAGTGGAGATGGATG GGTTCAACACGGCGACCAATGTGGTGGTCCTGGCGGGAACCAACCGAGCGGACATCTTGGATCCGGCGCTGCTGAGGCCCGGACGCTTCGACAGGCAAATTTACATCG GTCCTCCTGACATTAAAGGTCGAGTGTCCATCTTCAAAGTCCACCTCCGTCCTCTCAAGTTGGACCCCAATGCGAATAAAGAAGCTTTGGCGCGAAAAATGGCAGCGCTCACGCCTGGGTTCTCGG GTGCCGATATCGCCAACGTTTGCAACGAGGCGGCTCTCATTGCCGCGCGGCATCTCTGCGACGCCATCGAGGAGAAGCACTTTGAGCAGGCCATCGAGCGGGTCATTGGAG gcctgGAGAAAAAGACGCAGGTCCTCCAACCGGAAGAGAAGAAGACAGTAGCCTATCACGAGGCAGGACACGCTGTCGCCGGCTGGTTCCTGGAGCACGCAGACCCGTTGTTAAAA GTGTCCATCATCCCTCGTGGGCGAGGCTTGGGCTACGCCCAGTACCTTCCCAAGGAGCAATTCCTGTACACGACAGAGCAGCTGCTGGACCGCATGTGCATGATGCTGGGGGGCCGCGTGGCCGAGGAGCTTTTCTTCGGCAGGGTGACCACAGGCGCGCAGGACGACCTCCGCAAGGTCACCCAGAGCGCCTACGCTCAG ATCGTGCAGTTCGGGATGAACGCCAAGGTGGGCCAGGTGTCCTTCGATCTACCCCGACAGGGCGAGATGGTTCTGGAGAAGCCGTACAGCGAGGCCACGGCGCGCCTCATCGACAGCGAGGTCCGTGTGCTCATCGCCGACGCCTACCACAGAACGCAGCAACTTCTCAATGACAAGAAGGCCGAGGTGGAGATG GTGGCGCTGCGGCTGCTGGAGAAGGAGGTTCTGGACAAGAACGACATGCTGGAGCTGCTGGGAAAACGTCCCTTCTCTGAGAAATCCACATATGAGGAGCTGGTGGAGGGCACGGGGGGAGAGGACGAGGACACCACACTGCCTCTGGGTCTCAAGGAGTGGAACCGAGAGAGAAAGGACAAAGAGGAGAGCCAGGAAGAACAAGTGGCCCGCCAGATCTCTGGGGGAATGCCCTTTTAG
- the afg3l2 gene encoding mitochondrial inner membrane m-AAA protease component AFG3L2 isoform X1, whose protein sequence is MAHRYLRLSAGCSNILRLLVAPSPAARRLVTKQLVSGQSLLSELLVACRSLTSKPPKGFEKYFPDSQKNSGQTPDKDDKADDAPREAGPSGGGGGAGSGGEGGSGSGRGGGKRGGRKESNWYSRLQKGDIPWDEKEFRMYFLSGVTFWSVVTYYFLFRDGGREVTWKDFVTNFLSKGMVDRLEVLNKRYVKVIFSPGKTPVDMQYVWFNIGSVDTFERNLENAQYELGIEGENRVPVIYATESDGSFLLSMLPTALIIGFLLFMLRRGPAGAGRPGRGGMGGLFSVGETTAKILKDEIDVKFKDVAGCEEAKLEIMEFVNFLKNPRQYEDLGAKIPKGAILTGPPGTGKTLLAKATAGEADVPFITVNGSEFLEMFVGVGPARVRDLFVMARKNAPCILFIDEIDAVGRKRGRGNFGGQSEQENTLNQLLVEMDGFNTATNVVVLAGTNRADILDPALLRPGRFDRQIYIGPPDIKGRVSIFKVHLRPLKLDPNANKEALARKMAALTPGFSGADIANVCNEAALIAARHLCDAIEEKHFEQAIERVIGGLEKKTQVLQPEEKKTVAYHEAGHAVAGWFLEHADPLLKVSIIPRGRGLGYAQYLPKEQFLYTTEQLLDRMCMMLGGRVAEELFFGRVTTGAQDDLRKVTQSAYAQIVQFGMNAKVGQVSFDLPRQGEMVLEKPYSEATARLIDSEVRVLIADAYHRTQQLLNDKKAEVEMVALRLLEKEVLDKNDMLELLGKRPFSEKSTYEELVEGTGGEDEDTTLPLGLKEWNRERKDKEESQEEQVARQISGGMPF, encoded by the exons ACGACAAAGCTGACGATGCTCCGAGAGAGGCGGGGCCATCTGGCGGGGGAGGCGGCGCGGGAAGTGGAGGGGAAGGCGGCTCAGGAAGTGGAAGGGGAGGCGGAAAACGAGGCGGCCGGAAAGAGTCCAACTGGTACAGCCGCCTACAGAAG GGAGACATTCCATGGGATGAGAAGGAGTTCCGGATGTACTTTCTGAGCGGCGTGACCTTCTGGAGTGTTGTCACCTACTACTTTCTGTTCAGGGATGGAGGTCGAGAGGTCACCTGGAAAGACTTTGTGACTAACTTCCTGTCCAAAGGAATG GTGGATAGACTGGAGGTGCTCAACAAGCGATACGTCAAAGTCATTTTCTCGCCCGGAAAGACACCCGTGGACATG CAGTACGTGTGGTTCAACATTGGCAGCGTGGACACATTTGAGAGGAACCTGGAGAACGCCCAATACGAGCTGGGCATCGAGGGCGAGAATCGCGTGCCCGTCATCTATGCCACCGAGAGCGATGG AAGCTTCCTCCTGAGCATGCTGCCCACCGCCCTCATCATCGGCTTCCTGCTTTTCATGCTGCGACGAGGACCGGCGGGGGCGGGTCGCCCCGGCCGCGGGGGCATGGGCGGCCTTTTCAGCGTCGGCGAGACCACCGCCAAGATCCTCAAGGACGAAATCGACGTCAAATTCAAAGACGTGGCCGGCTGCGAGGAAGCCAAGTTGGAAATCATGGAGTTTGTGAATTTTCTCAAGAACCCCAGGCAGTACGAGGACCTGGGGGCCAAGATTCCCAAG GGCGCCATCCTGACGGGGCCCCCGGGCACGGGGAAGACGCTGCTGGCCAAAGCCACGGCCGGCGAGGCCGACGTCCCCTTTATCACCGTCAACGGATCCGAGTTTCTGGAGATGTTCGTCGGCGTGGGCCCAGCCCGG GTGAGAGATCTCTTCGTCATGGCCAGGAAGAACGCGCCCTGCATCCTCTTCATCGACGAGATCGACGCGGTGGGGCGCAAGCGGGGGCGGGGAAACTTTGGCGGTCAGAGCGAGCAGGAAAACACCTTGAATCAGCTCCTAGTGGAGATGGATG GGTTCAACACGGCGACCAATGTGGTGGTCCTGGCGGGAACCAACCGAGCGGACATCTTGGATCCGGCGCTGCTGAGGCCCGGACGCTTCGACAGGCAAATTTACATCG GTCCTCCTGACATTAAAGGTCGAGTGTCCATCTTCAAAGTCCACCTCCGTCCTCTCAAGTTGGACCCCAATGCGAATAAAGAAGCTTTGGCGCGAAAAATGGCAGCGCTCACGCCTGGGTTCTCGG GTGCCGATATCGCCAACGTTTGCAACGAGGCGGCTCTCATTGCCGCGCGGCATCTCTGCGACGCCATCGAGGAGAAGCACTTTGAGCAGGCCATCGAGCGGGTCATTGGAG gcctgGAGAAAAAGACGCAGGTCCTCCAACCGGAAGAGAAGAAGACAGTAGCCTATCACGAGGCAGGACACGCTGTCGCCGGCTGGTTCCTGGAGCACGCAGACCCGTTGTTAAAA GTGTCCATCATCCCTCGTGGGCGAGGCTTGGGCTACGCCCAGTACCTTCCCAAGGAGCAATTCCTGTACACGACAGAGCAGCTGCTGGACCGCATGTGCATGATGCTGGGGGGCCGCGTGGCCGAGGAGCTTTTCTTCGGCAGGGTGACCACAGGCGCGCAGGACGACCTCCGCAAGGTCACCCAGAGCGCCTACGCTCAG ATCGTGCAGTTCGGGATGAACGCCAAGGTGGGCCAGGTGTCCTTCGATCTACCCCGACAGGGCGAGATGGTTCTGGAGAAGCCGTACAGCGAGGCCACGGCGCGCCTCATCGACAGCGAGGTCCGTGTGCTCATCGCCGACGCCTACCACAGAACGCAGCAACTTCTCAATGACAAGAAGGCCGAGGTGGAGATG GTGGCGCTGCGGCTGCTGGAGAAGGAGGTTCTGGACAAGAACGACATGCTGGAGCTGCTGGGAAAACGTCCCTTCTCTGAGAAATCCACATATGAGGAGCTGGTGGAGGGCACGGGGGGAGAGGACGAGGACACCACACTGCCTCTGGGTCTCAAGGAGTGGAACCGAGAGAGAAAGGACAAAGAGGAGAGCCAGGAAGAACAAGTGGCCCGCCAGATCTCTGGGGGAATGCCCTTTTAG
- the puf60a gene encoding poly(U)-binding-splicing factor PUF60a, with protein MLIMENGQGNTTTTTTTTTSTTTTTTRLGLPPLTPGQQEALQKAKKYAMEQSIRNVLVRQTMAQQQQQLSGLQMASLSVGFGDLSPLQSVAAQRQRALAIMCRVYVGSIYYELGEDTIRQAFIPFGPIKSIDMSWDSITMKHKGFAFVEYETPEAAQLALDQMNSVVLGGRNIKVGRPSNIGQAQPIIEQLAEESRAFNRIYVASVHRDLSDGDIRSVFEAFGKIKSCMLAREPTTGRHKSYGYIEYEKPQSSVDAVASMNLFDLGGQYLRVGKAVTPPVPLITASGGLSAANFTAQDPMSASVLRALAGLPQGVMAAQAPGVITGVTPARAGFSQVALVNPVLATPPAAKAEEDAASKRSFADGQHDINKIFRNRQSRVMVLRNMVGQDDIDDDLEGEVTEECGKFGQVKRVVIYQERQGEEEDAAVIIKIFVEFCHTAEMNRAVRALDRRWFGGRKVAAEAYEQERFENNDLSA; from the exons ATGCTCATCATGGAGAACGGACAAGGTaacactactacaactaccacaacCACCACCAGCACCACTACCACCACGACGAGGCTCGGCCTTCCGCCCCTCACTCCCGGCCAGCAGGAGGCGCTGCAGAAG GCAAAGAAATATGCCATGGAGCAAAGCATCCGGAACGTTCTGGTCAGGCAGACCATGgcgcagcagcaacagcagctcAGCGGACTGCAG ATGGCGTCCTTGTCGGTGGGCTTTGGGGACCTTTCCCCTCTGCAGTCA GTGGCGGCCCAACGCCAGCGCGCCTTGGCCATCATGTGCCGCGTCTACGTGGGCTCTATCTACTACGAGCTGGGCGAGGACACCATCAGGCAGGCCTTCATCCCCTTCGGACCCATCAAAAGCATCGACATGTCCTGGGACTCCATCACCATGAAGCACAAG GGTTTCGCTTTCGTGGAGTACGAGACGCCGGAAGCCGCCCAGCTGGCTCTGGACCAAATGAACTCGGTGGTCCTCGGAGGCCGAAACATTAAG GTGGGCCGGCCCAGCAACATCGGGCAGGCGCAGCCCATCATCGAGCAGCTGGCGGAGGAATCGCGCGCCTTCAACAGGATCTACGTGGCGTCCGTTCACCGCGACCTGTCGGACGGCGACATCCGCAGCGTCTTCGAGGCTTTCGGGAAGATCAAGTCCTGCATGTTGGCGCGCGAGCCCACCACGGGACGGCATAAAAGCTACGGCTATATCG AGTATGAAAAGCCTCAGTCTTCCGTGGACGCGGTGGCGTCCATGAACCTCTTTGACTTGGGGGGCCAGTACTTGAGAGTCGGGAAGGCCGTCACGCCGCCAGTGCCGCTCATTACTGCCTCCGGAGGCCTCTCCGCGGCCAACTTTACAGCGCAG GATCCCATGAGTGCGTCGGTCCTGCGAGCGCTAGCCGGTCTTCCGCAAGGCGTCATGGCGGCACAGGCCCCGGGCGTCATCACAG GCGTGACCCCGGCCCGAGCCGGCTTTTCTCAAGTGGCTCTGGTCAATCCCGTCCTGGCCACGCCCCCTGCGGCCAAGGCGGAGGAGGACGCTGCCAGTAAGCGATCATTCGCCGACGGCCAGCACGACATCAACAAGATCTTTCGCAACCGACAA TCCCGCGTGATGGTGCTGAGGAACATGGTGGGCCAGGACGACATCGACGACGACCTGGAGGGCGAAGTCACCGAGGAGTGCGGCAAGTTCGGTCAGGTCAAGCGAGTGGTCATCTACCAGGAACGGCAGGGAGAGGAAGAAGACGCCGCCGTCATCATCAAGATCTTCGTGGAGTTTTGCCACACGGCCGAGATGAACCGAGCCGTCCGGGCGCTGGACCGACGCTGGTTTGGCGGACGCAAAGTGGCGGCCGAGGCGTACGAACAGGAGCGCTTCGAGAACAACGACCTGTCGGCGTAG